The genomic stretch GCCCGTGAGCCAAGGGCTCATTCGCGGGTGTTCCCGGGCCCCTCCAGTGCCACCCCCGTGCTGTGTGTGTCCTTGTGGGGTCTGTGGGGTGACGAGATTGGGGCTGGCTCGTGTGTGTCCTGTTTTTGATCCTGTGCGTAGAATAGGGTTGGGGAGATAGGATGGGCGAAGGCAGGTTTTCACTCCCGTTTCCCAGGTGACGAAAGTGAGGCTcaggaggcggggaggggagctCGAACCCGGATTTGTCCTATTCCGGGGCTCCCTCGCAGAACCGCTTAACGTTTCTGAACCTGTGGCCTCAGTGTCCGCCGCCCCGCTGATCCCCACCAACCTCGCCtccccccccaggcctcccccgcacccccccccccgtgccgGCCCCTCGGCCCGCTCGAGTCCCAGGACTCCTGCGAATGGGGTCGGGTCCCAGAGCTTCTAGAGGGAAGATCCAGCGACCCGAGGCCAGCAGACGCCGCCGgatccgcccccgcccccgcccccggagagGGGAGAGCGCCCGCACCCGCCGCGGCTCCCGCCAGGGGGCGCTCCAGGACCGCTCGGGGAGGGCGCGGGACGCTGCAGACCCTGGCCCAGGGCCTTCCAGGTCAAAGCTCCACCTGGGAGCGTCAGGCTGCCCAGAGTGCACGTTTCTGTAGCTCAGGGCCCTTCGtgtgaggtcctgggatcagcagcACCAGCTGCTCTCACCCCGAGCTTGAGCTGGACGAGATGCATCTTCCCGAGCCCACCCCACACCTAGGGAATCACTTGGGGTTGGGACCCAGCAATCTGTGGTTTTGAAAGCCTCCCAAGGATTCTGCTGCACGACCAGCTGGAGAGGGTCTGCTGTGGGGTCTGGTCATCTCCCGGAGCCCTCGGGTAGCAGTGGTCAGTCCCGGGTGCACACTGGAATCACCCTGCAagccccagggctctgggagcCCCAGCCTCACCCTGTACCACTTGCATGACAATCTCTGCATATGCAGGCTGGCCAAGGGTGTTGGGAACCTCCCTGGTCGGTCCACCTACCAGCCAGGATGGGAACCAGGGTCCTGGGGGCCCCAATTGGGGCTGAGACATCTGGTGAAGTTCTGGCTGCTTCTGATATGGAACAGGAATAGGACAAGGAGAGATGATGTCTGTTGGGGCTGATTTGAGCTTTAATACATTATGTCTTCTTCAATCATCTCAGGTAGGGGCACAGAGAGGCATAAATTAgccagcccaaggtcacacagcttgtgagGGGTGGTGCTAGGGGTGATATAAGCCCAAATACCTCCTTACCCTGTCTCCCTAATGGTTCCTCCTGTCAAGGCACACCACCATGGGGCACTCAGAAAGTCCTTGCTATTGCAGGGTGGCACCTCTTTGGCcatgttctgttgtttttctctttggggaCACTTAGGGGTGTCCAGATAAAGGCCAGTCTGGGGACAAAACTCTAGTTTTCTggtgcttcccccccccccccccatgaaaaTCCTTGCATGTTTGAAAGCACAATCCTGGAGGCATCAGTGGGCTGCATCGTGGCCTGGGCCATTCAGGTGTTAAATGAAATCCCCTtggattaaaaatatgaaagcccTGGTACAATTTCAGGGAACCCAAGGGACCTCTGACTCCTGGGCATTACTGGATGTTCATGCCTGGAACACTGGGGATGGGAGGGACAAACTGAGAatcagcagggggtggggagtggggtggatTTGCCCCCATATCTCTCCTGGTatatctcaccatctccactcCCACTTTCTTTCATCCTCCAGGACCCCAAACAGACTAGGCCCTCGTGATCATGTGGCTGCTCTTCTCCCAGAGGGGCAGTAGCTATGGAGAGCCCCCCTCACCAAGTGCTACCACTAGCCTGGCATCCAGAGCACCCACTGGGCACTCCAGGGCCAGCCGCATCCAGCGTGGtaactccccagcccctggcaaagTCCATCCCTCCAGGTGGGGTCCACACCCTGTCTTCTAAATCCCCTTTTTCCTGCCAGGCTTGAGCCATTTACTGTACCAGTGCAAAGCAGCTCTTAGCATCACTCGGAAGGAGCACCAGCAGCTCCTCTTTCCAGGGTGGAAGTGGGTGCGGGCATGTAATTCTTTTAGTTCCAGAGGAAAAAGACTAAGAGGCTTAGGCCAGGACTGCAGCCTTAGCCAAGACAGAGCTGGCCTTcaggcctctctcctccctgACTTCTCTTTGCTCTCGCCCTCAGCGGGGCTGGAGTTGGGGGACACAAGACAATACAGAGAGAGGTCCCTCAGTGCCTACGGGGCCCTAACAACCCAGTCTTTCCCTGATTATAAGCGCCAGTCACAGCACACTACACACTATACCACCATCCAGCTTTTTAGCCTGTTCCTATTGCAGTTTTCGATGTGTCCAGTGATCAGTCTGCCCCAGGAGATATTTTGGGGGCTCGATCGAAACAGATTCCGGGGGCACACAGCCCACTCCAGCAAATCCACAGCTCTGGCATGAAGGGCCCCGGAATCTGAATTTCGGACACATTTCCCAGATACTTCTGGACCCTGCAACCAAGGTTGGCGGGGGTGGTGGTTGGGGAGAGTATATAAAAGTGCAGGCCCTGGGCCGGAACCCAGGGGCATGGGGATGGCGAGCAAAGTGACATAGACAGGCAGGTCACCATCCaggagggtgggagtggaggggacACAAGGGAGTGACAGCATAACCCTGGAGCATTCTTCAGCTGCCCAGTCCAGAGCCAGGAAATCACGTGGTAAGCATTTTATTTGCATGTCGGCTCGCGCCCCTTTTTTCTTAAGTTCAAGGAGGCGGTCAATGTTAAGTGtgcaggagaaaagaagagaaagggggaggggaggaaattTCTCCCTAGCATCCTGCCCCCACCAAGCTGAGCACCTAGAGTCGCATTTGAGAAGTTAAAATCATGAGTGATGCAACCCCTTTGTATGGCTCTGTTTCTTTACATTCCTTGGGTGACTagaaagagtctttaaaaaaaaaaaatcaatgcatgAAAGATAAACTTTTAGAGGAAAGACGGGTGCTGGGTGGAGATGGGAGGACCACTGCCCGACCCTTGTCCACTTGCATTTTCAAGTATGGTGGCAGGAAGGGCATCTCCACCCaagtgcaggggagggagggccgAGCCCAGAATGGTGATGGCATGGCAGGTGGCTGCGAGCCCCAGGGCACCCCTGCCCTCACCTCACAGCTGGTCTTCTCGCTCTCCCTGCTCTGCTTCTGCTCTGGCCTCTGCCCTTAACACTCTAAGGCTCCTGGCCTCGCCTGCCCTGGGGACTCTCTTGGGCAGGGTTGGCAACCGGGGAGTGTGCCAGAAGGCTCTCCGGCGTTTGCGAAACCATGAAAAACGTCCAGGGGTCTGGAACCTCACTGTCTTGACCTGTTTCCGGGCCTTAGCTCCTTGGGTTGTCCCTGTGGCCACCTGGGCAGCTGGGGCTTCTGCCCTTTGGTTATGTGCCGCTTCTGCCCTCTGGTTGGCTATGGCTTCTGCCCCATCGGATGCAGCCTCTGCCCCCTGGACAACTGGGACCTCTGCCCTTTGATTATCTGGAGCCCCTTCCCCCTGACTACTTGCAACTTCTGCCCTCTGGACAGCTATGGCCTCTGCCCCCTGGACAGGTATGGCCTCTACTCTTTGATCATCTGCAGCCTCTGCCCTCTGATTATCTGCAGCCTCTGCCCTCTGATTATCTGCAGCCTCAGCTCTCTGATTATCTGCAGCCTCAGCCCCCTGATCATCTGCAGCCTCAGCCCCCTGATCATCTGCAGCCTCTGCCCTCTGATCATCTGCAGCCTCTGCCCTCTGATTATCTGCAGCCTCAGCCCCCTGATCATCTGCAGCCTCTGCTCTCTGATCATCTACAACCTCTGCAACCTCCTCTGTGGATGCTGCTTCTTCCCTCCTGTGACGGCGAAAAGAGGCCCAGTTGATTTTGGGCCTCCATCGTCTTGGGGGACTCTCAGGCACCTGCTCAGCTCCTGTGTTGCCCACATTAACCCCCCGGCTGGCTCTGCCCAGTACGGACGCCCCAACCCTCTCCAGCCTGGTAGAGGCCTGCCGGGCCTCGCCCACCTCGGGGCTGGACCTGGGCGCCCAACCCTTCACCCTCCGCTTCAGCTTCCCCCAGGACACCTGGCTGACATACTCTCGCCACCTGTCAGCCTTGGACAGCTGCGGCCTGGGGTTGTCCTCGAACATGGGCACTGGCAGGTTCACCCGGCGGCGGGCAGGTGGCGCGCTGGGCTTCTTCTCCCCTCGCTGCAGGAAGGCCTCCACCAGTTCCTCGTCGTCCTCGCTCTCCAGGTCGCTCCCTAGAAATTTGCTGCCCAGGTAACTGACTGGCATTTTGCGCACCTTCCTGCTGCGCCCTGCACCTTTGTGACCTTTGTCACCCTTGTCACGCTTGTCTCTGGAGGTGTCGAAGTCACTGAACTCGCTGTCGCTGGCATTGCTGCTGTCATAGGTGCCCACGACCAGGCGTGGGGGAGGGGTCACCATCTGCTggactctcctcctccctccggGCTCCTTGGGCTTTCTGGGGGGCTGGGGCGGGTGTGGGGTGCTCTTCTCAATGATGCGGGCCACGTCCTCCAATGTGCGGCCTTCTTCCTCCAGAAACTGGATCAGCCGCTCCCGAAATTCCGCCTCCTTGGTGGCAGGCTTGGAGATGACCCTCCACACGCCTCCGGCCAGCCTGACCTCCCGGGGGATGAGCAAATAGTCAACGTCCTCCCCGATCTGCAGCATCCCCACCGTGGAGTCCTCCTCCCTGCGGAACACCTTGCCAATCTTCTTAAAGGTCCCAACGGGCTTCAAGGCTTCCACGAGGACGTCCAGATCCACATCTTTGCACACATCAGGGACGCTCCAGAGGATCAGGGAGTCGGGGGATGGGAGGAAGCCCCAGGGGAACCAGCCCCCCACGTGGCTTTTCTCGAGGGTCTTTAAGATCTCCAGGGTGAAATCTGGGCTGGGGGCAACGACCCCAAACTACAAATAGGCCTgagttttgggggtgggggtcccagCAGAACTGCCCCCGGGGAGGGTCTCACCTCTGCAGCCAAGGATGAGCCAGCCCCTCCCGACTCCTCTGCCCGCCACAAAGTCCAGTCTTGACCGAGTCCGGCTCCCCGCCCACCACCGAGGACTGGCGGGAATCAATCCCCAGGATGCTTACGTGAGCCCGGGAGAGGCGAGTCCTGGGGCTCGAAGCCCACCGCCAGCTGCAGACGTGGAGTCCCGGCTCCAAGCTAGTGGGGGCGCACGGGCTGCCCCGTGGCTCTTCCTGCCTCGGGACGCGCCCGCAGCTTGGGAGAGGCCTTCGCACACGAAGACGGCTCTTCAATAAGGCCGAGGCGCTTGGGGGCCGCAGCCCGGCCCCCCAGGGTCTCCCGCCCCCGGGCAGGCGGCCACCCCAGTCCCAGGCCGACCTTGACGCGCCCACAGCCTCCCCAGCCCGAGCGCTCAGCGCCGAGGAGCGCGGGCAGGAAGTTCCTCCTCGCTCTCCCCTCGGGGAGGCCCACCTTCCCCTTCTCATCTTACACTCCCGGACTCGGGAAGACTGACAGGGGGGCTGTCCACTCCCTTCGGGGCGCCCTtattcccctcccccacagggGTGTGGCCGCGCTCCGGGCCTCCTTGGGGCCACCGCTCCCGAGCCGGACGCCCCCGCCGAGGCCCACGTCAGCACCTTCCCTGGGGGAAAGGCGGCAGTTCCCTAACCTGCCCTGCTAAAGCCGGGGCTTCCAGCCGAGCCCTGGAGGTGGCGGTGCTCACGGGGCGGTCCTTTGGAAAGCCACCGGCACTGGAGGTGACCACTTCAcaccatgtgaccttgggtacCAGCCACTGGCACTGGAGGTGACCACTTCACATCATGTGACTTTGGGTACCAAGAGGTCCCTACCTCTTTAGCCATACAGGTTCCGACCTCCTTACAGGTCGGTGGAGAGATTGGTACCAGGATCGTAACTGCGCTAGCCTCTAGCACCAGGCTTGGCACacggtaggtgctcaataaagattGTGGGGGTGAAGGAAGGAACCGAAGTGTTCATCAGGAGGCGCTGGCTTGGTTGTACGGTTCTCGCATTGAAAGACTATGCAGCTCTGTAAAAAGAAGCATCCGGTGAAAAGGAGAGTCAGGTTTTATGGAGCGTCTCCTGCGTCCTTAGACACCATTCTAAGTGCTTTCTGCAGACTAACTCATGAAATCCTCCCTATAACATTATGATACAGGTAATAtgatcattcccattttattttattttattaaaagattttatttatctatttgagaaagagcgcagagagagaagagaagcagaccccctgctgagcagggagggagaggtggggctccatcccaggacccctggatcatgacctgagcccaaagcagccGCTTTagcggactgagccacccaggggtccgaTCATTCCCATTTATAGCTGAGGATGTAAATATCACCTactcggggtacctgggtggctcaggcagttaagtatctgcctttggctcaggtcatgatcccagagtcctgggatcgagtcccatattgggttccctgcccagcagggagtctgcttttccctctctgttcatgctccctctctcaaataaataaaatctttttttaaaaaaaatcacttactcAAGGTCCCACTGCCAGAAGTAATGgaacctggatttgaatctgaaACAGTCTGACTTGTGTGTATGGGGTTGGGGGCAAAGGGCCTAGATATGCATCTATGCATCCTGTCTAGGCAAAGGGCCTAGATATGCAACTTAGGTCAGGGGACACCTCTCAGGTAGAAGCGCCGCCAACAGTGGCTGTTTCTGGGGGGCCCCAGAATTGGCAGAGACATGTACTTTTCCTTCAATATCTTTTTGGATTGCTTGGATTTTTAGGAGTCAGAACTGTTAATTAAGCaagttaaattttttcttaaagattttattcattcatgagagacacacagagagagacgcagagacacaggcagaggaagaagcaggctccctgtggggagtccaatgcaggactcaatcccaggaccccgggatcaccacctgagcagaagATGGaggctcaaccaatgagccacctgACACCCAAGCAAGTTCAATTAAATCAAAGgtcctcagggacacctgggtggctcattggttaagcatctgcctttggctcagggtgtgatcctcaggtcctggaatcgagtctcacatggggctctctgcatggagcctgcttctcctccctctgcctatgtctctgcctctctcattgtgtctctcgtCAATTAAATAAAAGTTCCTCAGACTTGGCTATGGACACAGCAGGTCAGGATCCCTGGGATGTGGGGCCCAGGATGTGTGAAGCTTCCCAGGTAACTCTGAGGCAGCTAGCTCGGCAACAATGAGCACCACAAGGCATTAGTAATAATAGCAGTTAACTTGCAGGAAGAGTTTCCTtgacatcaggcaccctgctgtGTGCGAAATGGGACTGTTGTTAGGAATTCTCAGAACTatctggtaggaaaaaaaaaaaaaaaagaactatctgGTAGGGTGGATCCATGCAAACAGCTTCCTGCTTTCCCCCTCAGGGTCTGCAGTGACCCCAACCTAGCAGCtggaggaattttttaaaaacttaggtcaggggacgcctgggcggctcatttggttaagcgactgcctttggctcaggctcctGGATTCGAGCCCCACCACTGgctggctttctgctcagcaggggagtcttcttctccatctacctctgcccctgctctgcccctgctGGTGGGCTCTGtcttttgctcactctctctctcaattaaataaataaaattaaaaacaaaacaaaacaaaaaacacctaagTCAGATCTATCTCTACTCTTTCAAAAATCCTCCATGTTACTTGGAGTAAAATTAAAGGCCTCACCTCCTCTACTTCCCTCTCgctttctctccttctcactgACTCCACTCCAGCCACACCTGCCTCTTCACTGTCCATCAAGGACACCAGGTTCATGTccgcctcagggcctttgcacttgccctTCCCAACCTCCAGAATGTTATGGCCCCACCTTCTCTTTGGAGATTTCCCTCTGCTCAAATGACACCTTTTTTAGAGAGGTCATTCTGCACCCCCCTCAACTACAGAAGTGGCCTCTACCCTATCTCAGGAATCCTTATTCCTTTCTAAATCCTATGAGGCTCTTTTCATGATAAAGTTTTTCAATGCATAGAATTGCATCCACTGGATGACAAAGGAAACCAATTGtaatgaaatacaatttttttttaacaacggttaaaaaagaaaaaaattcaacaacGGCAAAAACCCCTGTGAGAGAGTGACTTTAATACAAAGGTATAAAAAAGGAACGCCTGTAATTCTATTTAACTGGCGATGTGGGATTTTACTTCTTGAAGGAACCCGGcagatgtggagagaaagagggaagggagagaggggaaaaaggagGATGCTTGGCGGGTGGGGTTGGTGGAGATCTCAGCGAGGCCTCTGCACAATTCCTGGCTCGCTCGGGTTGTTTTTGCTTTGCGGAGCCGGGTCGATAGGCTTTGCTggattttctcctccctctcccaagcTCCAGCCCAGCAGGCTCGCGCGCCCCGGCCTGGCCTCCcaccgccccgcccctcccctgtgCCGCGTTTAGAGCCGCCCTGCGGTCTCCACGGCAACGAGCCGCCGCGTCTGTAGAGCGAGTCCCTAATGGGAGGCGAGGGTCCGGAGGTGGGGGGGGCCAGCACCTCTTCTGAGCTTCTCACCCCTTCCTTAGGCCTGATCCCCCCACTCAGCTTCCTGAAAAGCTACCGGAAACTCAAAATCCCTAGGCTTACCCGTTTGAGGAATGCCGATTTATGAATCCAAGTCCCCAAAGTCAAGAATTCCAAGTGGAATGACCTCGCCTGTTGAGACATTTGTGTTCTGCAATTGgtaaaaggtgtgtgtgtgtgtgtgtgtgtgtgtgtgtgtgtgtgtttatgtgtgggAGTGGGGCCGGGGTAGGGAGGGGAAGATTATCctcgaaatgaaatgaaaacctcAAATATCCAACATTCTTACAAAAATTGCCAACCCCTGAGCAGTTCCACTGTGGGTATTTTAGATTACTCAGATCTCTGGCAGGGGAGAGCCTTCGCCAGCCGGCCCAGAACAAACGATTATCACAGCTCCCACTATTATACTTGgttaaaagacatgaaaaatccaaaaagaaTGGGGGAAGAAAGCAAAACATGGCCTAGATCTCTCCACCCAGCGACACTTGAttgccacttttaaaaaatcatactgaAAGTGACACATGTAAGAAAACGAAGTGCCAAAAAGgtataaaatgaaaaccaagtCCCCTCTCCCAGCCTCGAGCCTCCAGTGTCTCCCGGCAAAGTAATTACAGTGAAATACTTctgtatttttccagaaaaaaaatgcttacatGTGTAATTTTAGAATCTACCCCAGGGGATTCTTCACATCATcctgaattatttttatcatgGCACTTACCACTTCCtagtatttccttatttatttattgtctcacaCTATTGGAATACTTGTCCCAAGAGGGGAGGGATATTTGGTTTGGTCACTGCTGACTTCTCAGAACCTAGAGCGGTGCTGGTAGGTGCTCagaatgtttgctgaatgaatgaaggagagGATTGCACTAGATATATTcctataaattttgttttttactgataATTTACTTTGATTGAGCACCTATTTTGTCCCTGTCCCCctgcattttttcttttactccttacaacccctctttttaaaattatttttttaagattttatttatttattgagagacacagagagagggagagacacaggcagagttggagaagcaggctccatgcagggaacccaatgtgggactcgatcccaggactccaggatcacaccctgggccaaaggcaggtgctcaaccactgagccacccagggatccccacaacccctctttttaaaaaagatttatttatttatttgagagaaagagagagtgcatgtgcacgcacttgcagggagaggcagagggagagagaatctccagaagattccttgctgagctcagaggtggggggggggctcaatttcacaaccccaatctcatgaccctgagatcatgacctgagctgaaaccaagagtctgaggcttaaccgactgagccacccagctgccccactcCTTATGAccccttttaaataaatacttattcccattttccagatgagaaaaaatGAGGCCAAAAAAAGCCACACAGCTTGTAAGTGACAGAGCTTTGAATCACTTGGGTTCCTTAGATCCCAGCCCCTGTACTCTTATGCCTCCTTTATTTTCCCAGTTTCCTATGGAGGGTAGAGGATGGGGAGCAAGGTTGATGAGCAATCCCTAAAGACTTCTCTCCCAGGTGACATTTGTAAACTTTGGCACAGTCACTAGATTTGACTTCAGTCTCAAATGCCCAGGAATCAGATCCCTGCCTAGAATGAATGGGATATAGATTATCCACACTTTTTAACCAGTGGGCTCATTgatggcacatagtaggtcctcaagaAGTACAGCAGGAAGGAGCCTTATGGTTCacactctggcctccagaaccagcCACATAGTTGGgccacctctgcctcccacctcttCAGCACAAAATTTGGAAGCTGTTTGGTGAGTGTGGAAGCAAAGCTGACAGAATAGctgtatatttgaaaaatcattcattcattcatgtggcACATTTCTCTAAAGCACAGATTCCCAAACCtggttgcacattagaatcactagtgagggacgcctgtgtggctcagtggttgagagtcagccttcggctcagggtgtgatcccagtgtcctgggatctagtcccatatcaggctccccgcacggagcctgcttctccctctgcctgtgtctctgcatctcacTGTGTaactctcatgaagaaataaaatcttaaaaaaaaaaaaaaaaggaatcattagCGAGAATTTTAGAAATCACAATTTCTCAAGTCCAAACTACTGGATCAGAGAATGTTAGGGTGgggtatttcattaaaaaaataatctccccAAATGACTCTGACAGAGGTGATGGTTGGTGGGGCTGGGCAGAGGCAAGGGAGGTCCTTGGCCAGCTGGAAATACCACCCGGCACCTGCAAAAGAGCCAGATTGGAAATTAGGGTTTCTCCAATTTTAGCAACATAGAGGGACCCTTACAGGGGGTGAGGGATGGGAATCTCTGAGATCTTGTAATAGTTTGGATGATGGATGCCCATGGATTGCAGCTTCGAATCCCTGGAATTtgaaaatgtgactttatttggaaaaggaCCTAAGTATCTTTGCAGATATTGtgaaggattttgagatgagatTAGCCTAGATTATCTGGGCAGGACTTCAagagtgtccttataagaaagaagcagagagagataaCAGACACAGACGAGAAGCCATGAAGACTCAGTGGAGGCGGGGTGACCACACAGGCAGAGATGGGGGTGATGTGGCCACGAGCCAAAGAGCaccaggagccaccagaagctggaagagacaaggaaggagcCTCCCCTGCCTAGAGCCCTCGGACAGAGCTCAGCCTTGCtcacatcttgattttggacttctagcctccagaagcCTGAGTGAATAGATTGTGTTACTCTGAGTCACCCAGTTTGTGGCGATTTGCTACAGCAGGCACAGGATCAAGTCTAGACCCGCCCCCGACCCTGCAGTGTGGCCGCTAATTCTCCAGACTCCAATGAGGAAAGCTCCGAATGAAAACATCCAAGTTTTATTGTGTGACCTTGTCTCTTAAGAACCATTATCCCGGAGGTGAAAGAATTATCGTGCCGTCCTCTGACCCCCAGAATCAGATATGGGTGATGAGACCTGTGGAAGTGTTTTCACATGCTCGCTGTCCCCCCCTCTGTGGACTTCCCTCTGCTGCCTGCCCCTCATTGCTAGCCTCACCCCAGGGTGATCCAAACACTAGATGTCTCTTTTCTCAGGAGTCTGTGAAAACTTTGGCATTACATACCTAATTTTCCCACAAAGATGCCTCTTTTTGCATCTTTATGACTGCCCTCAGCAATGGGTACTATTATcaacccatttcacagatgaggagattgAGGCATGGAAATGAAGTACTTCCCCCAGGCAGCCCACCTCCCAACtgccccactct from Canis aureus isolate CA01 chromosome 1, VMU_Caureus_v.1.0, whole genome shotgun sequence encodes the following:
- the CCDC8 gene encoding coiled-coil domain-containing protein 8, which translates into the protein MLQIGEDVDYLLIPREVRLAGGVWRVISKPATKEAEFRERLIQFLEEEGRTLEDVARIIEKSTPHPPQPPRKPKEPGGRRRVQQMVTPPPRLVVGTYDSSNASDSEFSDFDTSRDKRDKGDKGHKGAGRSRKVRKMPVSYLGSKFLGSDLESEDDEELVEAFLQRGEKKPSAPPARRRVNLPVPMFEDNPRPQLSKADRWREYVSQVSWGKLKRRVKGWAPRSSPEVGEARQASTRLERVGASVLGRASRGVNVGNTGAEQVPESPPRRWRPKINWASFRRHRREEAASTEEVAEVVDDQRAEAADDQGAEAADNQRAEAADDQRAEAADDQGAEAADDQGAEAADNQRAEAADNQRAEAADNQRAEAADDQRVEAIPVQGAEAIAVQRAEVASSQGEGAPDNQRAEVPVVQGAEAASDGAEAIANQRAEAAHNQRAEAPAAQVATGTTQGAKARKQVKTVRFQTPGRFSWFRKRRRAFWHTPRLPTLPKRVPRAGEARSLRVLRAEARAEAEQGEREDQL